The sequence below is a genomic window from Pseudomonas cremoricolorata.
TCTGGTATCAGCAGCAACTGGCGCGCTTCGGCTATGCCGTGCCACAGACCGGTGAGCTGGACCCGGCTACCCGCCAGGTGCTCACGGCCTTCCAGATGCGCTTCCGCCCGCAGCGCTACGATGGCCAGCCGGATGCCCAGACCGCGGCCATGTTGCAGGTGCTCAATCACATGCGCTGAAGGCCATTGCCCCTGCGCAGATGAAAGGTTGATGAACCCCGCCCAACGGGCAGGCTGAACGGCGCGGCAGTTGCTATACCTCTGTGTATTCAACTGGATGCTGCGCATGCCTGCCCTGCTGACCCCACTGCGTCAGATTTTCGACCGTCCCTGGCTGCTCGCCGTGCTCGCGGCAGTGGTCAGCGCTGGGCTGTTGCTGGCTGCCAGCCTCGGCCTTGCCGTGCAGCAGATGAACCGTGATGAAAGCGCGCAAATGAACGCCCAGGGCGAGCGCTTCCGTGAACGGCTCGAACAGGTTTTCGGCGAGCTGCGTCAGGGCGTCGATACCTTGCAGGCGCAAACCCTGCGCGGCTGTGACGCGGCGATGAAGACGGCACTGCAGGAGGTCGGCCTGCGCTCACGCTTCATCTATGAAGCCGCCTACGTCGATGGCACCCAGGCCTGTTCCAACCGGGGTGGCGAACGGGTCATCCAGCCGCAACGCGCCGCCGATATCCAGGGCCCGACCTACCGTTACTGGCTCAACACCAGCGCCGAACCCAACGACAACCTTGCCGCGCTGATGCTCGGTCGTGGACCGTTCCTGGTATCGACCTCCCGTGGTCATCTCACCGACGTGGTCGACCTGCCGCCGGGCGGCAGCCTGCTGGTGCTGCTCGACCACGGCAGCCGGGCGGTTCCCGTGCTGGGTCCGGCACAGCAATGGCCGCCCTCGGCTGACTGGCCGCCGCGCTCGCACAACGCGCTGCTGGAAATGCCCGACAAGCTCATCTATCGCATGCCCACCCGCTCACCTGATTACCAGCTGGTGCTGATCGCGCCGCGCGCCAACCCGCCACTGCGCCTTGATGGACCCCTATGGTTGCTGTTTCCCGTAAGCCTGGTGCTGGCCTGCTGTATCGGTTGGCTGACCTTGCAATGGATCGAGCGCCGGCGTTCGATGAGATCGGCACTGCAACAGGCGTTGCGTCGCGGTGAGCTGCAAGTGCTCTATCAGCCTATCTTCGAGCTTGCCAGCCGCCGCTGTGTGGGGGCCGAGGCGCTGGTGCGCTGGCGCCGCCACGACGGCAGCCTGACCAGCCCGGACTTGTTCATTCCGATGGCGGAAAACACCGGGCAGATTCGCCAGATCACCGATTTCGTTCTGCAGCGCGTGCTCGAGCAGCTCGGTCATGTGCTGCG
It includes:
- a CDS encoding EAL domain-containing protein: MPALLTPLRQIFDRPWLLAVLAAVVSAGLLLAASLGLAVQQMNRDESAQMNAQGERFRERLEQVFGELRQGVDTLQAQTLRGCDAAMKTALQEVGLRSRFIYEAAYVDGTQACSNRGGERVIQPQRAADIQGPTYRYWLNTSAEPNDNLAALMLGRGPFLVSTSRGHLTDVVDLPPGGSLLVLLDHGSRAVPVLGPAQQWPPSADWPPRSHNALLEMPDKLIYRMPTRSPDYQLVLIAPRANPPLRLDGPLWLLFPVSLVLACCIGWLTLQWIERRRSMRSALQQALRRGELQVLYQPIFELASRRCVGAEALVRWRRHDGSLTSPDLFIPMAENTGQIRQITDFVLQRVLEQLGHVLRANRQLYVSVNLAACDVMAPRIGLVAARLLARHRVSATQIAFEVTERGLIDVVVARDNLQALRASGHPVLIDDFGTGYCSLSYLQTLPVDCLKIDKAFIDALGHDAASSGVAPYIIRMAHSLHLRVIAEGIECEAQALLLSSEGVNYGQGWLFAQPLSAQQFIALITRSRAMPAGNP